The Pontibacter sp. SGAir0037 DNA segment GGAAAAGCTTTTGCTGCTGAGCCTGACGTTGCTGCTTAGTAGTTGCAGCGGCTCGAAACCTGCCGAACAAAGCATAGATATTGAGAAGCAGATGGAGCAGCCTATAGCAGGTAATCAGCAAAATCATTCTAAAACGACAGGCAGTAAGGCAGATAAAAGCCTGGGGCAGCAGGCACAAATAGCAATTAAACAGGGTATTGCTGGTAAGGTTTTATGGGAAGCAGGTAATCGCATGCCTTCGCCTGATGCACCTGCCAGCAGTGGGAAACGTGGCGTGCAACGCACTGTTTATATTTACGAGCTAACTAAAAGCTCTCAGGCTACCTCACCAGACGGGATTTTTTACACCTCTATTCAAACTAATTTAGTAACTCAGGTTGTTACAGATGCTAACGGTAACTTTACTGTTAGCCTGAAGCCCGGAAGATATTCTCTTTTCACCAAAGAGGAGCAAGGGCTTTATGCAAACCTTTTCGACGGAGAGAACAATATATTTCCGGTAGAGGTGAAAGAGGAGAAAATAACAGCTGTTGAGTTTTTGATTAACTATAAGGCAATATACTAACACGTGAAAGTAAGAACACGAAAAAAAGATAAAGTAAACGTAATTACACTGGGTTGTTCTAAAAACCTGGTGGATTCGGAGGTGTTGATGGGGCAACTGCGTGCCAACGATATGGAGGTGGCACACGAGTCTGATAAAGATGATTCGAATATTATTATCGTAAACACGTGTGGGTTTATTGATAATGCTAAGCAGGAATCGATTGATACCATTCTGCGTTATGCCGATGCAAAAGAGGCAGGGCAAATAGATAAACTCTATGTAACAGGTTGTTTATCGCAGCGCTACAAAGATTCGCTGGAGGTAGAGATACCGCAGGTAGATGCATACTTTGGCACGCTGGAGATGCCGCAACTGCTTAAGAAGCTGGAGGCTGATTATAAGCACGAGCTGATAGGAGAGCGCCTGCTGACAACTCCGTCACACTACGCTTACTTTAAAATTGCTGAAGGTTGTAACCGCCCTTGTTCTTTCTGTGCTATTCCGTTGATGCGTGGCAAACACGTTGATCGCCCAATCGAAGACTTGGTGCGTGAGGCAAAACGTTTGGCAAGCATGGGTACAAAAGAACTCGTCCTGATTGCCCAGGACCTGACTTATTATGGCCTGCAGCACTATGGCGAGCGTAAATTGCCTGATTTGCTACGTCACCTTTCCGATGTGGAGGGTATAGAATGGATCAGGATGCAGTATGCGTACCCGTCGCAGTTCCCGATGGAGGTGTTTGATGTAATGAATGAGCGGGAGAACATCTGCAAGTATCTGGATATGCCGCTGCAGCATATCTCTGATAATATGCTGAAGACCATGCGCCGTGGCATCAGCAAGCGCAGAACCATCGAACTGGTGGATTCTATCCGTCAGCGGGTGCCAGACATTGCCTTAAGAACTACTTTGATTGCCGGTCATCCTGGTGAAACAGATAAAGATTTCCAGGAGCTGTATGACTGGGTAGAGGAAACCCGCTTCGACCGATTGGGCATTTTTGCTTACTCTCACGAAGATAACACGCACTCGTTTACTTTAGAAGACAATGTGCCGGATGAAGTGAAGCAGGAGCGCGCCGATGCTATTATGGAACTGCAGCAGGGTATTTCGGTAGAGCTGAACGA contains these protein-coding regions:
- a CDS encoding carboxypeptidase-like regulatory domain-containing protein yields the protein MEKLLLLSLTLLLSSCSGSKPAEQSIDIEKQMEQPIAGNQQNHSKTTGSKADKSLGQQAQIAIKQGIAGKVLWEAGNRMPSPDAPASSGKRGVQRTVYIYELTKSSQATSPDGIFYTSIQTNLVTQVVTDANGNFTVSLKPGRYSLFTKEEQGLYANLFDGENNIFPVEVKEEKITAVEFLINYKAIY
- the rimO gene encoding 30S ribosomal protein S12 methylthiotransferase RimO, translated to MKVRTRKKDKVNVITLGCSKNLVDSEVLMGQLRANDMEVAHESDKDDSNIIIVNTCGFIDNAKQESIDTILRYADAKEAGQIDKLYVTGCLSQRYKDSLEVEIPQVDAYFGTLEMPQLLKKLEADYKHELIGERLLTTPSHYAYFKIAEGCNRPCSFCAIPLMRGKHVDRPIEDLVREAKRLASMGTKELVLIAQDLTYYGLQHYGERKLPDLLRHLSDVEGIEWIRMQYAYPSQFPMEVFDVMNERENICKYLDMPLQHISDNMLKTMRRGISKRRTIELVDSIRQRVPDIALRTTLIAGHPGETDKDFQELYDWVEETRFDRLGIFAYSHEDNTHSFTLEDNVPDEVKQERADAIMELQQGISVELNEEKVGKTYKVLFDRKESGYFVGRTQYDSPEVDNEVLVPATDTYVRIGDFAQVKITDSSDFDLYGEVVV